The region TTTTAGTTCTAAATATTCATTTTTATTGAATTCTTGCATCAATTCATTACTCTTAAATAAACCCCACTTGATGAAACATTATGTCCAAAACCACAGTGGGTATTTTTAGTTTCATCAACTTGGATGTATTGCCCTTGTTTTACATCAAAACCAAATTTCAACTCAATTTTACAGTCTTCTAAACGATATAACGCTCGCTTGCTTTGTCGTGGCATATGGGTTTCAAACTCTCCCATATTGGGACCATAAATTAAACTACGTGGTCCCATATATAGACCATTAAATTCAATGTAATAAGCATTTTTCTGCTGTTTGACCGTAATGGTGTTCCATGCGCCAAACCCTGCATAACTGACATATTCTCCAACCAAGTTTGTAGACGGCTTTGGTACAGGAAGCTGCTTTAAATTAAATTGACTGCTTTTCATGTCAGGGAAAACTGAAAACCAAGCACGTGCCCAGCCATTTTGCCCAAGTTTTGCATAACTCAGACCAACATTATTAAATGCGGTACTAATGGCTTGCGGAGAAAAAGAAACTCCGCTTTCCTCATGGTTAAATTGACAAAAAGCAGCCCAAGCGGCTTGCTGCTTAAATGCATTGATGGCTTTTTGATATTGTTGTTGATCGTAAATTTTTTTACCTGAAGCAGCATAATTTTTGACTTTGGCACACTCAAGACGTAATTCTTCTTGATAGCTTAGATCGGCCCATGCACCTGTGCTGCACGCCAACAGACTCAAACTTAAAATCACTTTATTCATGGTAGTGCCCAATCTCATCTATGCCACTTTCAACATAGTCGGCTTAGACCGTGACCACAATTAAAAAATGTTTAATCCTGTGAGGAAATGTGGATAGGTGCTGGGAACTGAAACACATCACAATTATGACCCTCACCAATGCGATCCACCACGGCAAAGTTACTTGGGCTTTCTAATGTTAGTAAGGGGTGATGCCATGTGCCTGCACCATAATTTACGCCTTTTGAACCATTCGGATGACGTTCCAGGGTCTACATATTGTGAAATGCATTATTAGCAATATTATTAACAATTCTTTGGGCCAAAAATGCATGAAAATTAATGATAATAAGCACATAAAATCATAACAGTGATTGATCAGCAGAAGGGCACAAGCCCTTTTTTATGTTTGTATTTTCTTATTGTAGTCTGTGTTTAATATACAAAAATCCAAGTTAATTTTGATCCAGATTAAGCTGAAGCAAGATCAGGTCATGCCATTGACTAAACTTTTCTCCAACCTGCGGCAGTTAGCCCGTTTGGATAAAACCTAATTTTTGATGCAAATGAATTGAAGCTGCATTTTCCGAGTCAATTGCAGCCACCATAATATGCATACCCTGACTTTTGGCAATTTCCATCAAGCGTAATAGCAACTGTTTTCCTATCCCTTGACCGATATAGTCAGAATCTAAAAAGACTGAATGCTCAATTGTTTTATAAAAGCCCTGAATACTACGGAACTGGTCATAGTTGGCATAGCCAATCACTTTGCCTGTAGGTTGATGTTCTGCAATCAGCACCGGATGGTTTTGTTCTTAAAGTGCTTCAAACCAGGTCTGTATCTCTGATATTGCCATCGCGGTATGGTTCCAGGTGGCACTACCATTCAGGACCTCCTGATTATAGATTTCACGGATACTCTCAAGGTCATTTTTATTGGCTGGACGGATCTGGGTCTGGCTCATGGTAGTACCTGCTGATCAATTTTATAAAAGAATAAAAAAAGCAGAACCGGAGTTCTGCTTTTTCAATGAAGGCAATCTTAGAAGTGGTACTTCACAAGCGCACTTACATCGTGTTGGTCAATGTCGCTACCGTATTTGTTATTCCAAACAGAATGTTCGATACCTACATATAACTTAGTTTCTGGAGAAATATGTTTACCGACATTCCATTTATATTGTGAAGTCCAGTTAAGTTCACTTTTATGATCATCTTCAGCAGTTGACCAATCCAAGAATGCATCGGCAAGGAATTCTTCAGAACCAATCTTGAACGGCACTGCATAAGTGATGGTCATTTGATAATCATCTTGCTGTACGGCTTTATCATTATCTACTTTGTAGAAGTTGATATTTGCATAGCTGGTATAAGGAATATTTAATGCAAAGCCAATACCGTATAAGTAGTTGTTAAAGTTTGAACCACCTTCCCAAGTAGTAGAAATTAGAACATCTTTAATTGGACCAGCTTCAAGTTTTTGACCTGAAATGGCACCTAAGCTTAAACGTGGTGCAACTTCGAAATAGGTTGCATTACCTTCTGGATCATTGTTAGAACGGTCTGCAAAAGCAAAGAAATCACCATACTTAAGACCTGCCGCATATTCGGCAGTAATCGTGGTTTGGTCAAGCTTTTCATTGCCAGTAGCAAATGGTGATTTATAGCTTTCGCCGTATAGACCAGAAAGACTGAAGTCTTGCCAGATAGGTGCTGCCTGAGTCAAAGCCGCAGTAGAAGATAGCGCACAAAGTGCAGCGATTTGTTTAAGTTTCATTAAAATCTCTCCCCCAAGAAAGCAGATAAAGCATACAGATTAATAAGTAAAAATAAAGTAAAAATTGACGATTAACAGGAATGTCTCATATTTCAATAGCGCAAAGTTTCAAAAATCAGTCGCTTAATGATGACTGTCTGCAGTCTGTTCTGAAGCAACAAGCCAGTACGTGAGCCATATTTATACATCGAATCCATGGAGCGGTGTATTGCTGGAAAACGGGCAGCACTAACGATTTCGGACAGGAGCTGCTCGGAACCGCTATCACCATGTTCACATGATTTTCCCCAACTTCCTCGTAATTCAAAACAAACTGTACTGCGATCCGGGCAGCATTTGGGCGTTGGGCAGATGGTGGTTTGCCGTGATAGCTGACAAATCGCGTGAATATTCCTTCTTTTGCGTCGTTTCAATCAATTGCTTTCCTCGTAAGTAAGCAGTTGTCACTATCGATTGTCCTTTTGCTAAAAAAATCAAAATATCACTTGCATATTTTTAAGAGAGGACCGATATTCAAAGTATAAGGACACGGTTCTGCAGACTCAAAAATGTGTTCATCATTCAATGTGGAGGGTTAATCCAAAACGATTTGAAGAAGTGAAATGCAATACAAAACAGTAAGCTACAAATGTGCCAAGATAAAAAATCTGCACTAAAAAAGTTAAAATGATTTGAGGATGGTATTTTATGAACATTGAACTCCGTACCGATAAAAATATTCGCAATAGTGATCGCCTAATTACTTACGTTCGTACCGAATTAAATCAGGAATTCCAGCGCCATAGTGAGCGTATTACCCATTTCTCAGTGCATCTTAGCGATGAAAATGCCGCAAAAGGTGGTGATGATGATATTCGCTGCATGATCGAAGCACGTCCTGCTGGCTTGAAGCCAATTGTGGTAAACCATCATGGTCATAATATTGATACCGCAATTCGTGGTGCTATCGACCGTTTAAAACGCAGTCTGGAACATGTGATTGAGAAAAAAGACAATGTGCGTGGTAATCCGCTAAAACTTGCCGAAGAAGAAACGGTTACCGATGTCGAAGAATAAAAAGTTTTACAGATGAAAAAGGCCCTACGGGGCTTTTTTCAATTTTAGATAAAATAAACGAATGAGAATAAAACAAATCCTGCTTTATTCGGCATAATAGTCGAAAACGAATTGAAGTGAGCTCCATCATGTTAACTGCGCAACAACAGCTTTTTGTGCAAGCACTCGAAGAACTAGACCTGAATCAGGTGAAAAAGCTCCTGGAAGATGGACTCAATCCGAATTTTATTGATATGGAAAAAGGTCCGGTCATTTCTGTCTGGTCAGATGGTCTGTTCAAATGGTGGGAAGAAGTCTGCGAGGCTTATGAAGCGGGCAATATTCTATCTAATGAGGAAAAACAACAGAAGCTTCAAGTGCATCTTGATATTCTGGATACACTGATTGCAGCCAAAGTGAATCTGCATTTATGGGATGCTGAAGAAATTTATGGTCCACTTTGGGATGCAGCAAGTGCTGCCTGTGTACCGGCTGTGCAACGTTTACTGGATGAAAATGTCGATCCGAATACCCGAGATGAAGACGGCCTGACGATTCTATCTTCAATCTGTGATCTGTTCTTTGACTGTGATTTTGATGAAGTCAACTGGGCAGAAGCACTGGAAGAAGAAAAGCAGACGCTGGAACTGCTGCGTAGCCGTGGCGCGAAGATGTCCAAAGAACTCGGTTAAGACTTAAAAAGAAAGAGTAGCAATCTATGACAACATTGAAGACATTGGGTTTTGTGGCACTGGCAAGTGCGAGCGTGCAGGTATTTGCTGCAGATTTCGCTTTTGACCGTCCGGGCACAGGGTTTAGCACGACTACGGTACCAGTAGGGCAGTTGGCTTGGGAGCAAGGCTTACCTTCATTAACTTATGAAGAGCTAGATAATCAAAAGACTACACGACTCAATGCGGATATGTTGTTACGTACAGGTCTAAGCGATAGCCTGGAATTACAATTGGGTTGGGGTGGTCCAAGCTGGTCTAAAGTAAAAGAAGATGGCACTTCTCGTGAAGATGATGGTCTAGGTGATGTTAGTGTTGGTTTGAAAAAAGCGATTAATCTGGATGATGAACGTCTGTCGATGGCTTTACTGGCTGAAGCACTGATTGCGACGGGTAATCAAGGCTTTAGTAATGAAGAAGACATTTATAGTTTCAGTTCAGCCGTGGCTTATCAATATAATGATCTGGTCAATACTTCGATCACCATGCGTTATGAATGGCAGGATGACCAATGGGCAATCCAGGCCGTACCAACACTGGAATATAAAATCACCGATAAATTGTCCGGCTTCTCAGAATTTGTCTATCGCAAGGCGGAAAGCCAAGATTATGAATATGGGCTGGGTACAGGTGTAATGTATGCCCTGAATGACCGTGTTCAGCTGGATGCCAGTGTAGGAGTGGACCTGAATGGTTCGGATAAGAGTTATACTTCAGGCCTGGGTGTAGCTTTCCTGTTCTAGGAGTTTTAACCAATCGTCATGGATGCCGAAAAACTGAAAGACTGGAGTAGATCTGGCTCCCGAATCCTTTTCGGGAGCCTGCTACTGAGTGGTGCAGTACAGGTACAGGCGGAAGCGCCTTTATTGTCGCCTGAGCAGGCTTTTCCATTTACAGTGGTGTCTAGCAGCCCGCAGCAGGCGGAACTGAGCTGGGAAATTCCAGATAACTATTATATCTATCAGCATATGGTGGAAGTTCAGCAAAATGGACGAACGCTGCAACTGGATTTGCCACCCGCTGAAGACCTGCATGATGATAACTACGGTCAGACCCAAGTTTACTATCAACAATTACAGTTCAATATTCCGACTCAAGTCTCGCAAACCTATCAGGTGACCTGGCAAGGTTGTGCTAAAGACCGGCTCTGCTATCCGCCACAAAGTATCGAATTTAAAACTGATCTGTCCGGCTTGGTGCAGTATCAGCCTACAGGAACTGGTTCTAAACGGCTGCTTGATCTGAGCAATTCTTCAGACCAGCAAAACAGTATTCTGGATAATAGTTCTGGATTTAATAAAGCTGATACCCCGGTAAATAATACGGCTAGTGACTCCAGCTTTGCTGCCAAAGACCAGAAATGGTCTGAACAACTGGCAGAAAGTTCATTAGGCTATGGCCTGTTGCTGTTTTTTGGCTTAGGTATGCTGCTGGCTTTCACGCCTTGCTCCTTGCCAATGTTACCGATCTTGACCTCGTTGATTGTGCGGGATCGACGCGGACTACAGGCTTGGGCGGTTGCCTTGTGCTTTGTCACCAGTATGGCTATGGTCTATGCAGTACTGGGTTTGATTGCATCCTCTGCCGGACTGAATTTCCAGCGCTGGTTACAGCAACCCGTTACGTTAATTGCCTTTAGCTTATTGTTCGTGGCTTTTGCGCTTAATCTGTTTGGCCTGTTTGAAATCAAGTTGCCACAACGCTTGGTACATCGACTGGATCAGGTTCAAGCTATGCAACAAGGCGGAACGCTGGTCAGTGCCAGTATTATGGGGATGGTATCAGCACTGTTGGTGGGTCCCTGTATGACAGCGCCATTGGCAGGTGCATTACTGTTTATTTCTCAAACTCAAAGTCAGTGGCAGGGTGCTTTGCTACTCTTTACCTTAGGCTTTGGGATGGGAACACCTTTGCTAATTGCCAGTGTCCTCGGTTCACGCATATTGCCGAGAGCTGGGCATTGGATGAATCAGGTAAAGGTGCTGTTTGCCTTTATTATGCTGGCGCTGGCATTGTATTTTATCCGCCCACTGATTTCAGAAGCAGTACTACAGTGGCTCTCTCTTGGGCTGGGCTTAAGCTTTGTGGCGTATATATTGGCACGGCTGTTCTGGAAAAATACTGGACTGCGATGGTTGTATATTATCTGTCTGCTAAGCGCAGTACCGTATATGATCTATAGCCAGTATCAGCACAGTCAGCGCTTTTTTATTGAAATGGCTCAGCAACAGGCGAGCTGGCATGTAGCAGCAAGCTCTAAAGATTTTGAACAGTTACTGGCTACAGTGCCAAAAGGGCAGCGGATTATTGTCGATGTCTATGCCGATTGGTGTGTAGCCTGTCAGCCAATTGAGCATCGGGTTCTAAAATCAGCTCAGGTACAGCAGGCTTTGGCACCGTATTTTCTGATCAAACTGGATCTCAGCCATTATGATGCAACCCATCAAACACTGTTAAATCGGTGGGAAATTCTGGGTCCGCCGACATATCTATTCTTGAATGATCAGCAGCAGGAAATTCGTGGATTGCGTTTGACCGGGGCTTTTACTGAAGCTGAATTATTGGCACAAATACAACGTTTTACTCAAGCGCAATAAAGCATTTTATTTAATGTTATGGGAAGACCATTGAATCAGGAATGATGCAGTTGCATCCCACCATCAAGTGCAACGTTATAGGCTTTGACCAGATTACGGCCACTCGCTTTGGCCTGATACAGCGCTTTATCTGCCTGACTGAGCAACTGTTGAGGTCGTAATTCTGGACTGGACAGGGCAATACCAAAACTTGCAGTGACATGAATGCGCTGACCATCATCACTATAAATTTCTAGCTGCTGAATTGCAGCACGGCAGCGCTCCGCAACCTGACGGGCTTTTTCCAGATTAGAATTTTTCAGTATCAGAATAAATTCTTCACCCCCAAAACGGCCAACCACATCACTTTCACGTAGCAGCTGGCTGAGTACCTCACTGACCCGGATCAGGGTTTCATCACCCTTATGGTGCCCATAGTAGTCATTGATTTTCTTAAAATGATCCAGATCCAGCAGAACCAGCGCATAGCTTTCCAGTTTCACACTGCTCAGCTTATCCAGACATTGATTAATACTGCGTCGGTTAAACAGATTGGTTAATGGGTCAATCTGGCTTAGGTGCTGAATGAGTTGTTCACGGTGTCGCCACTGGCTGAGCAGGATTTCAAACAGCATCATACAGATCGCCAGAATAGGCAGAATAAAATATAGCATGGATACCAGCCAGAAACCGTTATGGAATAGTTTGCCTGGGATGGTAAAGAGGGGGGAGTAAGTAAGATGACCGGTATAGCTCAAATAACCGCAAATACTGAGAAAAATTGAGGCGGGGACCAGCATGCTATACACCAGCGTTCGAGAAAACAGGACCAGCCCTACTGTAATCAGGCTAACATAGGCAATCATGGCCACTGGGCTGACCACACCGACGACATAAGCATCTCGGCA is a window of Acinetobacter sp. ASP199 DNA encoding:
- a CDS encoding HPF/RaiA family ribosome-associated protein, which translates into the protein MNIELRTDKNIRNSDRLITYVRTELNQEFQRHSERITHFSVHLSDENAAKGGDDDIRCMIEARPAGLKPIVVNHHGHNIDTAIRGAIDRLKRSLEHVIEKKDNVRGNPLKLAEEETVTDVEE
- a CDS encoding ankyrin repeat domain-containing protein: MLTAQQQLFVQALEELDLNQVKKLLEDGLNPNFIDMEKGPVISVWSDGLFKWWEEVCEAYEAGNILSNEEKQQKLQVHLDILDTLIAAKVNLHLWDAEEIYGPLWDAASAACVPAVQRLLDENVDPNTRDEDGLTILSSICDLFFDCDFDEVNWAEALEEEKQTLELLRSRGAKMSKELG
- a CDS encoding outer membrane protein OmpK, with amino-acid sequence MKLKQIAALCALSSTAALTQAAPIWQDFSLSGLYGESYKSPFATGNEKLDQTTITAEYAAGLKYGDFFAFADRSNNDPEGNATYFEVAPRLSLGAISGQKLEAGPIKDVLISTTWEGGSNFNNYLYGIGFALNIPYTSYANINFYKVDNDKAVQQDDYQMTITYAVPFKIGSEEFLADAFLDWSTAEDDHKSELNWTSQYKWNVGKHISPETKLYVGIEHSVWNNKYGSDIDQHDVSALVKYHF
- a CDS encoding GGDEF domain-containing protein; protein product: MKRISPALQAIFKHKLTKYLVEDEVVMNWGVLKKCILMLVLGCGIHLSWMIWDVFVLLSPEYWQYVDIHVVKIQAAVNSLFLLILLCLIYPCYKFRNNTRAKRYLPYISVGIFVISLCRDAYVVGVVSPVAMIAYVSLITVGLVLFSRTLVYSMLVPASIFLSICGYLSYTGHLTYSPLFTIPGKLFHNGFWLVSMLYFILPILAICMMLFEILLSQWRHREQLIQHLSQIDPLTNLFNRRSINQCLDKLSSVKLESYALVLLDLDHFKKINDYYGHHKGDETLIRVSEVLSQLLRESDVVGRFGGEEFILILKNSNLEKARQVAERCRAAIQQLEIYSDDGQRIHVTASFGIALSSPELRPQQLLSQADKALYQAKASGRNLVKAYNVALDGGMQLHHS
- the dsbD gene encoding protein-disulfide reductase DsbD; its protein translation is MDAEKLKDWSRSGSRILFGSLLLSGAVQVQAEAPLLSPEQAFPFTVVSSSPQQAELSWEIPDNYYIYQHMVEVQQNGRTLQLDLPPAEDLHDDNYGQTQVYYQQLQFNIPTQVSQTYQVTWQGCAKDRLCYPPQSIEFKTDLSGLVQYQPTGTGSKRLLDLSNSSDQQNSILDNSSGFNKADTPVNNTASDSSFAAKDQKWSEQLAESSLGYGLLLFFGLGMLLAFTPCSLPMLPILTSLIVRDRRGLQAWAVALCFVTSMAMVYAVLGLIASSAGLNFQRWLQQPVTLIAFSLLFVAFALNLFGLFEIKLPQRLVHRLDQVQAMQQGGTLVSASIMGMVSALLVGPCMTAPLAGALLFISQTQSQWQGALLLFTLGFGMGTPLLIASVLGSRILPRAGHWMNQVKVLFAFIMLALALYFIRPLISEAVLQWLSLGLGLSFVAYILARLFWKNTGLRWLYIICLLSAVPYMIYSQYQHSQRFFIEMAQQQASWHVAASSKDFEQLLATVPKGQRIIVDVYADWCVACQPIEHRVLKSAQVQQALAPYFLIKLDLSHYDATHQTLLNRWEILGPPTYLFLNDQQQEIRGLRLTGAFTEAELLAQIQRFTQAQ
- a CDS encoding transporter; the encoded protein is MTTLKTLGFVALASASVQVFAADFAFDRPGTGFSTTTVPVGQLAWEQGLPSLTYEELDNQKTTRLNADMLLRTGLSDSLELQLGWGGPSWSKVKEDGTSREDDGLGDVSVGLKKAINLDDERLSMALLAEALIATGNQGFSNEEDIYSFSSAVAYQYNDLVNTSITMRYEWQDDQWAIQAVPTLEYKITDKLSGFSEFVYRKAESQDYEYGLGTGVMYALNDRVQLDASVGVDLNGSDKSYTSGLGVAFLF